The following proteins are co-located in the Pomacea canaliculata isolate SZHN2017 linkage group LG10, ASM307304v1, whole genome shotgun sequence genome:
- the LOC112574151 gene encoding acid-sensing ion channel 1-like, producing MRLQVYYDSLNYEIITEKPAYEVEQFLADIGGTLGLWIGASVLGLGELLEIVILLLVRCHRAKKRDYHVTSPPSPVTTEN from the exons ATGAGGCTACAAGTGTACTATGATAGTTTGAACTACGAGATTATCACAGAGAAGCCTGCGTATGAG GTGGAGCAGTTCCTGGCTGACATTGGCGGCACCCTGGGCTTGTGGATCGGAGCGTCGGTGCTGGGACTCGGCGAGCTTCTGGAGATCGTCATCCTGCTGCTCGTGCGGTGCCACAGGGCAAAGAAACGTGACTACCACGTGACATCGCCTCCCTCACCTGTGACAACAGAAAACTAG